The genomic interval TCTCATATGGGTGCTTACTTCTAGTACTTAAGGAATAAATAGTGATGAGACAGTTTAAACAAATGCACTATTCGAGGTTACATAGCTTAACTGAGAAGTCACTTTGATAATTGATCAAGATGAGGTCTTAGTAATGATGATATAGAGGTCAATATGGATGCTCCACGATCTATATAACTTGCATAAAGCTAGATAAACTCAGTTAGCACCCAACAATGGCGAGCACATTGAGGACTTTGGTTAGGTGCTAGGTAGAGATTGAATCAAGATCTATACAATGTACCATTATTGTAAGAGCCACATTTTGAGCCGGGCCGGCCCGCTAACCACAGCACCGGCCCGACCCATGTGAAGGGGAGGGAGACTCCCGAACGGGGTCTTCTCCCTCCCCTGCTTCAATCCCTTCCCGAATCCACcgcaagagggaaaaaaaaaagagaaagagagagagagatccatGAGAAGCTTGGATTGTTCGCCGTCGGGCCGGCCGGAGGAGTTCGCCGGAGGTAAGGTAAGgtccccctcctccttctcctcatcTTTAGGCCACTGTTTTTCTTGGAAATCCGGCCGGCAAGCCGCCGGATCGATGTGAACCGAACTCCCCTGTTTCGGTTGCTTTTCCTCTTCCGTTCCGGCCAACCGTCGCCGATCGTGGCGCACCGCCGGCACCGCCATGGACCGACGACCATGGGGCGTCGCCGGCTATGACCGCCTGCTGCCAAGCACTCTCCCCCTTCCCATtaggaagaaggaaggaagagagggagagagagagagaggaccaaCGATCTCTCTTCCCTGTTATTttatcccctctctctttctctctcctagtTTCTTCCTCTATGTTTCAATCTCTTGGGACTCTCTCTATAGACTTTCTCCCTCTATGGGTTTTCTCTCTAGATTTTCTCTCTccagtttctctctctagattgaagttttctctctctagtttgatCCGAGGAGATCATTGTTTGTAAGGATTGCTGGATAGTCGTGGGTCAATGAAGGGTTTTGGGTTGTCAGATACTCcggataatttttaatattgattTGGTTCTGTAGGGCAACAAACTGTTGGACGAAGAGACATTGAGCAAGGTTCTACGCACCCTAGTTCGTAGATCACGGTGGTCTGTCTGGGTTGTCAGCAAAGGGTaaggatccttgtacgccaatcctgcatgatataatatttttatgcttagatatgtatgatatgctatgatccagacaaatcaaaaatagttttatattaaattatattttgatcgtgttggcttgtcattggtagtatgatggatgcatgcatgtgtataacttatacctgcataattgaatttatggatgtggtggtatggactaaccatgttatattgattgccctgtcacgggccggaaacatgaccatggttagtctaggccggaaataaagtgaaaaaaagggaatggatgtgtgtttgtgaattgattaaatgaacagggactttgggcttatctcgttattattgattgccccatcacaggctggaaatgtgatattattgattgccccgtcacaggctagaaatgtgataccatcgattgccccgtcacaggcagAAAATGTGATatcatcgattgccccgtcacaggccggaaatgtgatactatcgattgcctcgtcacgggccggaaacgtgatcaggatgtagcccaaagtcggaaagataattgatccggatcaagttaatatagaatggaaagaaaaagcattgaaaacattaatgaagatttatgagctatcgtatgctatatcattcttgcgtggttggactttcattgatatttgacgtacatacttatattgattatttgagccttttgatagccggtttatgatttcatgaaatgtgcatcgatttgtcgtggctttcaaattcatattattattgtgttggtatggatgtgtagggattcttactgggctgtaaagctcacccccttttcttctttttctttaccagagttgcaggatgcatagttttggatgggatgggcgcagagtgcgagcaccagagtcattagttagttagttgtttatctttctttgatgtcgatgaacatttgaagagctCGTAaatgaactaatttgtttattttgacatgtcggatttgtctatttgaatttctaaattagttgtggatttattggaatttttgttaatcataggcattgcatgatctttagggcactgctctagggctcatgcggccggtcgcgtaccggacccgggtgctgggttcggggcgtgacaattatATCATGATATACTCTTCTTAGAGGAGAGATTACATTATAGTATATGACCCATACCATATGTGTTAAAGCGATCAACGAAGGGAAGTGAGTGAATGGATCTCTACTTGCTCATTATACAAGACCCTTGAGGCAAACCTAGCATCATTCTATGCTCCATGTGACCTTTGACTATATCACGAAGAAGCAAACCTACTATCACTACTTTAGCATGTTACCTATGGTCATGAGTGATTCGGCTTTATCATACATGTATAAGAAAATAGCTGATGTGAATCCATGTGGTATAAGGGCGAAGGGAAGATCATTTTATTTTACATGTTCACCGATCAAGATATTTAGCTGCTATATCATCCCTAACAGGAGAATAGAATGGAGCTCTTAAATATTAAGCACCGAAGTGTAGGTGTACTTGTAGGTCACATGGTCCATTTGCCGGTATGAATGCCTTCTAGAGTAGATGAACATTGAAAacttttataatttagttaagcAATGTCAAACCTATCATGTGCAACTAAGAGATGTTGGAATTAAGTCATGGTTAGGCAACCATGGTGAACTGACCCGACTTAACTCAATCTAATTTTAAATGAGGGGGAACAATTTTAAATGTTTGGGAAACTCCCCAAAACCTTTCAATGTAATTAaaactcttccttctcttttcagATCTCTATAGAAAATACATCAAACGGAGGCACAAAAGAATGGAGAGAGTTCTCTTGCTCTAGAAAGACTTGGCACTTGTCCTATGATTAGAGAGAAGTTTCCATTTTTGGGATTGTTCTCCAATTCAAGCAACTGTTGAGAACAAGAACAGGACCAGTGATTTAACCCAAAGTTTTTGTTCACGTTTCTGTGAGGTATTCACTTTATTTGTTTCCTTATTCTTCCTTCAGTTATTTATCTCATGTTATCCTTGTATTAACTTCTATCAGGATAACTTTCAAATAATTAACTTTGGAGGGTGGGAATGCCCAACCCAACAATTTGGTCAAAGAGGGAATAAATTTGGATAGGTGGTTCGACACCATGGAACAGGAGCCAGCCAAATTTCATTGCATCTATGTTTACGAAGGACGGAAAGTTTATATATTAGCAAAAAATAACTACAAAAATGAAAGTATTTGCGTCTTCGCATCTACAAATAGTTAATGTTTTGTTAGACAGgatttcaataacattatatATCATCCATGAGGATATAAAATATACGTACTCATTTGTTGTCCTCCATATGTCAGGCGCCTTTCTAGGTTGGACTACAATAACCTTCATGATATTTTGGCCAATCTGGAAGGAATGCAATAATTGCGTATTCAACGGCACTAACAGAAGCCTTATGAAGGTCGATGCCACAGCAAGTAAACTCTTCCTTAGTTACGAGCCAGgagattataaaaaataaaaaaatatatattatcaaATATTTTAGCATATGTTTGGTTGGAAGGAATTGGGTTTTAGAATGAAAATGGGAATGAGTGACTTCTACACTAGCTGTTCAGTTGGAAAAGACTCATTCCCATTTTAAGGAGAGTAGAAATATCCCAGTCCTACAAAACCTAATTCTACTTTTTCTCTCAGTTAAGGATAGCAATTTATTTTATCCCATTAGATATCCGACTCGACCCAACTAGAATGAGGTGGGTATTATCCAACCCATAATGGATTCGATGTAGGTTCGGATAGTGGTAAAACTCATCCCAAACCCAACCTAGATATCTATATCTTTTCATAAATCCTATCCCCaaggcaaaaaaaaattgattataggtaaaaaaaataatttttgcaaTTTTATTAGCTCAAGCCATCCAATTTGCCCTTTTTAACTTTACCTTCCTTGTCCAATCTTACCTGAGACTCTATCTGCGCCACCCGATCTTGGAGCGACTATGGGGTAGGTACGAATAATGACCTATTCTATCCATATCTGATGTGTTGCCATCCTTGTTTCTGGTATTCAAAttcatttctatcaaatttattttaaaGATATTGAGTTTCTaaaaaaactctatttaattatttttttataaatattttaattaattattttgacTTTAGTCATAAATCAAATGTTTTAAAAAATTGTGATAATTTTGATTTTCATTTCAATCCAtttcaaaatctattttatttataaatatttttattataaattatatattatataattttttttgtcagTGATACCGGGCACCCTCCATTTTCCGAAAAGGAAAATCTTCCCGAAGAGCCTCGATTGAGCTGACAATGCCAACCTTCGAATGACAGAGACAAATTAAAAGAATCCGAGTAGGTTTAATAAGAAAAGGAAGCTATCACGTCCATGTCAACTTGGGTCAacgatgacaaaaagaaaaaaaaaaagtggcgaGGGGCTTATGGTAGACTTTTTGCATAACGTGAGGATCTAGCCACCGAACAGGAAAACTATATCCATAAAGCTGTGAATTTATTTATCAAAGTACTATAGCTAATAATAAAAGTTTAAATCAGATGGACGTTTCATTGGACGTTTATATGAGGGAACAAGCGTGAGAGGGATCCCAAGTGAAGACAGGTGACAAAGCCCTTCACACCATGGAAAGCCAAAGGAAGTAAGTTATAGTTTCTGAAAACAGTTTTGGATTTTAGCAAAAAAACAGTTTTGgatttcttcctctctctttttctcttctattaATTTCATAGTTGATATTGATGCAGTGTCGAAGAACTGGTGAGTGTCGATGCCCATGAGGCCAGGAAACTCCTGAATTCTGGTCACCGTTACTTGGACGTGAGGTCTGTCGCCTCCTTTGATCTGTTGTCTTTCCAAGGGAGGGGAATACTTCGTTCACTTTCTTTGCTTTTTTTGAGGAAATTCTAATTCTTTCtaatttctcttcttcttgcttTCTTACTATTGTTTGATTTATTGGATTTATATAAGGATGAGGGAGGACTTTGAGAAAGGACATGTGGAGGGCGCCATCAACGTTCCGTTCTACTCATCTGTTACTCCTCAAGGTTTTCCTCTCGCTTTCTTCTGCAATCCTCTTGATGCTATGTTTGGATGTATTTACTACAAGGTCATCCTACGTTGTTACTTTTATGGCCGTGTAGAAAAATTATAGAATCCACAGAAGTCATGAAATTGAAAGTTTACACCACTTATTAGAACAAAGTTTCAAGTATGTGATTTTAATGCTTTCACTGGCTGCTTTTCTTTGCAGGGCTTCCTCGTAATGGACTAACACACCTTAGAACCATTAATGTCAAAGtctaaaatatttattgataaaataaaaggaaacaaaaatatttatctTGACTTTTAGGACCTCCAAAGACAGCAATAGTATGTGTATTTCCATATTTGTAACTGATTCCTTGTAGTTCAATATATTTTCCTTCTAAGACTTCAATTAAGTTAATGGCCACATTTgctaaaagaaatcaaaatgatCAATATTTGCAACAAAAATAAGTCCCCAACCTTAGCTGCTTGTTCCAAGATATCCATTTTGGAAAAATCTTGTTGTTTCTCTTTATTCAAATTGGTCCAAATTTTATTTGTAAATAGGTCAAAAGGTCTGTCATACTTATGGATAAAGGGAGTTTTAGGATTAAAAAATAACGAAGTGATTGTTGATATTTTAAATAGTTTAAACAGAGTATGCTATAGCTCAAGGTTGACTaatgttattttattatttttagaggATTTCTAAGTGCCAAGCCTCTTCTCAAGCCTCTTAGCATGTCCACTACGAGGCCTAAAGGCTCACGCCCCACTAGGGTTTTAAGGATGGAGCTCCTGCACAAACTGTTTTTAtagtgtgcatgcatgcatgtatatatatttgcCCGTTCCAGAGCTTTTATAGATCATCTTTTTATCTTAGGACTCCGAGAGCTGGCAAAACTTTTGCAAAGTCTGCTTATTTTGTACTTTTCGAACATATATGAAGCTTTCTTCTAATGTCTCTATATGTGGATATGGCAAAAGATTGAACCACATGTTTTACTATTTCTTTATTTGCTTTGTTAATCCTAAATCTAAATTATTGCCATAGAAGATAGTATTCCTTTGTTTGCACAAACCTTTTGtttatcttctctctctctttggctCCTCCGACAGGGAAAGAGAAAAACCCTCAATTTATCGAGCATGTTTCATCGATCTATGGAAAAGATGATCACTTCATTGTGGTAATCTTATTCTCTCCTACATGTTATTTATCGAGgctttattttcattttctttttatgttctTCTTTTGTTATCATTTTGAAGCGGTAAATTAATCCAGCAATAATGATGCCTAACACCATACTAGATTTTAGAATAATTGTTGTTTTAGTCCATGTTTGCATAAGAATGATGCTATGCCCACTATTTGTTCTGGACTCTGAGCTCACCACCCAAGCAATACTTATAGCTATATTGTCATTTCATTTCACTCATGAAAAACTATTGTGCTAGCTATTttcactaatatttatttttttaaaaaatagtagGGAAAATATGGAACTTCATGAAACATGAAAACGAATCAGCTTACTGTTaaattggttctactccccaaTAGGAAATCTTTCTCGACAGTTAGTCACTCCATGACAAACTATAATAATGTAACCTCTTAACTTTAGCATTCTCCACAACCCCACACCCTACCTTCTTAGCTTTTCTGTACCTTGATCTTAACTTTAGTGAAGCAATCAGAGTTTTTTTCCCTCCTTTGAGCAAGATTAGATCAAAAGCAatgttaaaaatatagatgctaAAGTTCTCAAGTCATAAAGAAAAGTTGTTTAGTTCGAACAAGAATACCGTGTGGCGAGCACCAACAGATTTGACTCCTGCGTAAATTAGAATGGTCTTTCTATAATGGCGTCCTCACTTTTTATGAAGGAGGCCTCTATATCTTAAGATGGAAGAACACAGGCCCAAAGGATTTGAGCCGCTAAATTCGCCTTCAATGGCAACATCCATAAGCATCAGCCTTTGTTAGgtcagagaagaaaaaaaaaatggagacaACTCTATTTTGACTTAACTAGTGCATATAAAAGAGAACACCAATGTATGTAGAAGAGCATATCAACGGACATTAACGTAAAACCAATGCACATGGATATAAAATGGTAGTAGcgaaaatttttcctttccctTATTGGTGTAAGCAATAAAAATGCAAAATAGAGCACAAAAGCAACCATCAAGCATCGAGAAATAATTTTATGTGGAAAATACCAATAGGGAAAACCATGGGAACTAGACTGAATCAATCTTTCACTATTTCCAAATATCAAGGTTAAAATATGCTTCTCTTGGATAAGGCAAGGATCATAATATCAAGAGATTACCTCTCTTAGATCACAATCGTTTGTAAGCCAAACTAAAGGCTACCATACATCAAGAGACAACATCTCCTTTGTATCCACAAAAAATCTTGTCACCAACTAAAGGTGGAGTTCAATTTTCGAGGTACTATATAGGAGGGGCAATCAGGTTGGATCAGATCAGAAACTGGTCCAGTTGGATACAAGATAGATATAAATCTGTCAAATTAAAGCTGATCTTTTAACTAAATGGGTCAAAAATCTGGACCCAAACATGACTATTTTTTAAGCTCATATCCTAATGCGATCTATAAGGGGTTGAATTaagataaacaggttaaatggttAGGTATTGCTACCTACTGAAGTGGATCCGCATGGGGTTATCAAAGAAAGCCTTACATGATGCTAATTTGTGGATGCCGATAATTGGATTTGAGGATGGACCCTTACAAATTTTGTGCACAAAATCCTTTTTGCCTTCTTTGTTCAAAGAAATCTCTTTCCAGAACCATGAGGCATCTAGATTTTTCTCCTCCAAGATCTCCCAACAAGAAGAGACTCTCCAAGGAGAATAGAAAGGCCCTCTTTTCTCAATAACTTAGACCTAATCTCTTCCCTTATCTTCTATAAGAAAAATGGTGAAAATACTGTAGTGGTGATTTTGAACCTTCCGTATAGTTTAGATTTGTCTGGGGGCAGAGCAAGGATTTTTTTCATAAGAAAAGGTGGGGGGAAACATTAATAACTGAAGGAAATGTTGGGCCACATCAATCAGTTTCAAATATTAGCAAATATTTTTACTAGGTAAGTAGAAATGTGCActaatacatatatacatatacatatacatatacatatacatatatacacacacacacacacacacacacacacacacacacacatatatatagacacacacatatatatacacacacacacacacacatatatatatatatatacatacatacatacacacacacacacacacacatatatatatacacacacacacacacacatatatatacatatatatacatatatacatattatatatatatatatatatatatatgtatgtatgtatgtatgtatgtatgtatgtatgtatgtatgtatgtatgtatgtatgtatgtatgtatgtatgtatgtatgtatgtatgtatgtatgtatgtatgtatgtaactATTCAATCATCATCCATACTACAAAATTGAAAGAGATTAGTGATTTCGAACCAGACCTCTCTAGTTCAGCATAAACCAGAAAAGATCTCATCTAAGAATTGTTTTCAGAGCAGTGCAAGCAAAAGTTCATATATATTTGTCATCAATTTGGACTTGAGAAACATGTGCTCTTAACTTTTGATTTGAGCAATTCTAGGTGCATCCAAAAGCATTTAGGTAACAAACCTAGAAGTAGTTATATGTTCAAATACCAAGCATAAGAAGTCTCATGAAACAATTTTGTAGTAGCTGCTATGTGAGTCTTGATTTTAAAATTGTACTAGGTTTTGGTGCAATCTGAAATATTTAGTGATCAAACGAGCATTGGATAAGATAGGAACTTATATCAAATCCTAAGAAAGCTTTTGATCATTTAAATATGGCTCAACTAGAAAACTCTAACATTAAACGTTATGATCATGTGAGTTAGGTCTTAGGTTATgactaaaactttttttttgaggtGTTAGATGGACTAAAAGTTAGCTTCTTAAAATTACATTTACTCATATGGCTAGATGGAACCTATAGATTGGCATGATTACTTTGTTGGAGGATTGTCCAGTACTCTTGATCACAATAACTAACAATAAATATACTAGATATGAGAGGAGAATAAGATTGGAGATTGAAgcaatgatttttttattaattaaaaaacttACAAGACTCATGAATATCCAGACACTCAGCTCTCCCCAATGACATGTCAATTGGACTCTCTCATAAGAGGCATTGCCCGCTCTTTTGGACCTAAAGAGGAAGG from Phoenix dactylifera cultivar Barhee BC4 unplaced genomic scaffold, palm_55x_up_171113_PBpolish2nd_filt_p 001859F, whole genome shotgun sequence carries:
- the LOC103723015 gene encoding rhodanese-like domain-containing protein 17 isoform X1 → MESQRNVEELVSVDAHEARKLLNSGHRYLDVRMREDFEKGHVEGAINVPFYSSVTPQGKEKNPQFIEHVSSIYGKDDHFIVGCRSGVRSKLATLDLLNSGFKNVKNMQRGYLSWVESTSKLAE
- the LOC103723015 gene encoding rhodanese-like domain-containing protein 17 isoform X2; translation: MESQRNVEELVSVDAHEARKLLNSGHRYLDVRMREDFEKGHVEGAINVPFYSSVTPQGKEKNPQFIEHVSSIYGKDDHFIVGFKNVKNMQRGYLSWVESTSKLAE